GGGCACTTTATTTGGGACAAACAGATGCTGTGCTGGAAAGGGCCCCGAGGGCTTCGCCATGGAGTGGATTTGGGGCCCCATGCCAACTTCCCCCTGCTTTAATTGGATGGAGGGCATCACTGTAGTCCCTGCCACAGGAGGAGGGTTCATTAACAGTTTTTGTATTGGGTCAGGCTGGATCTGGACTGCTCCGTTTTCACACAGGCGGCTCTCTGGGGATTCAGATAGAGGCTGCAGCAGTGAACCAGACATGAGCTTGTGGATGGCTGGACAGTGCTGCATGGGGGTGCTGGACACCACAGCACCACCTGCTGGAGAAGGGTCATCATAAGACAGAGAGCGGGCCACTGAAGACCTTGCTGGGCCCATCCTGCCAACAGATAAGCTGGGCTGTGTTGAGCCCAAGTctggttttggctgagcaccaaACAGTGTGACAACTGACAGATGTTTTGAGTCCATCTCAGCATCCTAAGAGAAAaggattacattacattacatttaaaaagggctatttattgaATCACAAATATGCAGAGAGAAAGAAATCGCACATGCTGAGTGTGTGCCTGAATGTGTGTGTCCTGTGCTGGTTTGAGGGGAATGGGTTTGATCAGATGGGGGGTTTGACCGTAGATGATCCCACCACTGCCAATTTCCTTTGGCTCACTGAGTTTTCCCTAAAAAGAAAAAGGGGCACAGAAACAAATTAAGATTTACAGTGCACTGATGACCTCTAGTGCATATGAAGCAACTTAATGCTTGTACAGAGAAAAGTCTCGTCACCTTGTCATAGTCGTTTCGTGCTTTAGTGAGCATCTGCATTATATCCACACCCTGCTCTGCTGATCTCGGAGAGAGACAGCCAGTAGCAATTTGCGCCTGTAACTGCTGTTCCTGCCCTGCCAAACTGACACAAGAGAAAAAGTAGGTGTACAGTACCTGACAACAAGGTTTGGAAATCAGTGAGCAATTATTGTTGAAcagttttatatttaatacagGAAACAAAAGATTTTTGTGACATTTGGCTTTATTACAGGTATTTAAAATATCCACCAAATGACCAAATTACAgatcatattatttaaataatcagtgTTTCATCGGCcgcaaaataaacagaaataattaaaattatgtaGACAGTAAAATTTCAGAAGTGACAACAACATTGAAATACTTTTTTCAATTGTAAACATGTCATttttagaaatttaaatttaatttggttTGTTAAAATCAGTTGCCactagtgttggggaaagttacttttaaagtaatgcatttcaATATCGAGTTAGTCCCCCCAAAAAGTAACAAGTTGcgttatttaattactttttaagtaATGCATAACATTACTTCtgtcattacttttttttttgctggctgttttttttaataaaggagCTCTGTAATTAACAATGCACTGTTTAACCCATACATTCATTtacctaaaacaaaaaaaattaaataatttaaaatttaaataatttagcatGATGTTAttttctgagaacttcctgacccaaGAGCTATACATGCCGTATATACACACTTTATTGACGTTTAAAGCAATGTGTATGGTACTTTTtgttaaatacttttgttttttgtttactttagttAAGTAAACAAAAATGTGTGGTTTGGTACTTTTtgttaaatacttttgttttttgtttactttagttaagtaaaatcactgccCATCAAGACAAttcccttttttcttttcttcaatgtgttcaaaataatgaaaatactTCCATCACAAAAAtgtatgacagccatcttcgtttctCTCTGTTCCTACGGGAGCACAGTCTCTCATTAATTCAATGTGACTaagttaattttaattcagcaattacatttattaaaaggtgattaaataagttaaaaagtaacttgcattaGAAAACAGTAACTccattattattacttaatttttttaagtaatgtattactttttttcGTTACTTATATAATATTACGTAACTTGCGTTACTTGTAACACAGCTGTACATTTCTAAACTGTTTACAAAACATATTTAGGCAATAAAGAAGGTATAGACAACTAAATTTAGTTCCATTGTGAATGTGGCCTAAATGGAAATTATATGATAATAGAATGGACTACATGCACAGCTAGTATTTTTAGCCATTGATAAGCTACCAGTGAAAGCTTTACGtggctattttcaatttcattaatgttctttttacagcatcaatgttgtaatgtaattcaaatacaatcagttaaacagacttaatcattcatttagttgttcaagtgtaaaatgagatAAAAGCCTCCAGGAGCttcaggctagcgcagaaactccattaaaaatactgtggtaaaataaaatttcacattttaaagacGTGGTGGGGTAAATGGAATTTAACGCAatgcttcttgtccggtctgagatccacttcatattgtatatctaCCAGActgtgaagatcactgattttgaaagaaatcagatcttaaatgtggcgAATTTGTAATGTAAAGACCTGAAATGCAAATACCCCATTAAGTGTGTGACCATGTTGTGCAAGTTTGCAGATGAAAGATACACATACTTCTTCATGAGTTCTGCTATACGCTGACAGTCCTCTTTATCATAGAACCAGATTCCATAGATGGACACTgccaaaaaaaaatacacatacatgATAATATTAACCTCAGTCACtcatttaattaaaatcaatcaaGAGCAGAAGACTATAATTGTTAAGCACCGTATCAGAATTGTCAGTAGAAGAAGTCCATACATGCACTTAAACTGCCATCATACATACACACTCCACTCTAGCTGACATTCCTTTCCCAGACAGTCCAAACTCCCATGTGCCCAAGTAGAACTGGAGCCAAGTGCTCTGCCAATCCACCAAAATGTCGTTAACCACCAAAATGTAGTTGCCAGATGCTCGCATCAACATTCTGTTGCCTTTTTGAAGAACAACTGTATTGGGAACAACTAAGAGAAGTTTCAGTGACTGTGGTCTCTCATGAACTAAACTTAGAGACTGGTGCTGACAGCCGAATCAGGACCTGTTCCATTCACCTCTAGAAGAGATAACAAAATCCAAGGCAGTAAAAGAGagggagaggaagagagagagaaagagggctGGTGCTATATTCACAACCGTTCATTCTCTGAGCGGAGAGCACCACACGGGTCAGCGCCTGGggaaaaaacccaaacaaaataCTGCCTGGGAACTGAGGAACACAactcagagaaagagagagagcaaggaGAGGAGAACAAGGAGAAGAACGAAGAGAAGGATGAGAGGATTTTGGAAGCGCTTTTGAAGTTTAACTtggcaaaatacacacacaaaaaagaaaagaaaaacagagacCTGAACCACACATTGAGTCAGACAGAGTGCAGGAGCATTTGCTGCGAGTTTTACTGAATGGAGCTGAATCCACATGAGCACTGAGGAGACTGTGAACTTGTGACCGACTTCAAATAGACCAAAGCTTCAATCTGCTGAGGATTCAAACCTCAGAAAAAAAAGGAGATGCTGCGGGGGCTGTTCAGTTGGCGCAGGCTGAAGCATGAGCGACTGGAGGAGGAAGTGGAGGTGCGGTTCAAAGGGAAGCTTGTATCGGAGAGAGAGCTGGGCTACACACATGTGCGGCCAGGAGGTAAGAGCTTTGTATACTTAACAGTCCTGCTGAAAGTCTCCAGCTATCCCGTTACAAATCACAACCACAACACTGCGTTTGTTTAAGAGATGAGTGGACAGAATCCAGCACCCTTGGCACACGAGGAGGAGCGATGGACAATGCAGGACTTCTCGCTGTGTGAAACCTAATTAGTAGTGTTTGTTATGGCCATATTGGCTCTACCAAGTATTTAGCTGTTAATCGGGTACTGAAACTGTTTGATCCAGGTCATGAAGGATTTAGGGTGGGACaatattggggggaaaaaagtAACTATTATAAGAATTACAACTGCAATTTGACTTGAAAGTTTTATAACAAAAAATGTCAAGGCTATAAAAATATCTTAGCGACTTGTTTATGGCTGTAAAATATTTATGACATGCTTAAATGTTTTCCTTTTACTGAAGAGCCGTGGTTTACTCAAACACGCTCATACATAAATTCACAGCCTTTTGATATACTCACTAAGCCTCATTgcgattttggttttattttaattaaacattcaGTCATTCTGCAAAGAACTCGTGAGGATTGTTGAGAACACCGGAGTATAagccaaaacaccttagcaatcgCATTGCAATGCACAAACAGCCACTAACAACATTTGACAAATGCAAATCAACTTCTTGGCTACCTCTCACAACATTCCAGCATTGGTGCAGCAAGATTGATCAGAGATAAAATCCCCTCAAGGGGAATTAAATCAGTGAAATAGTCTGCCTGTAAAATCTCACCTACATCAAAGTAGCCAGCACAAAGTTTCCCATCAGACCGTCAGCAGATGCACAGAATTTCACGGTCAAAGCTCATTATTGGACTGGCTGAAACATCAGGATCTACAATGATTTGTTCAATAAGCCTAAAGTAGTTTCTCTACTTTGAAAGCCTAAAGCTTTTCTCCATGCACTCTATTTGCAGGTCTCCTTATCATGAATTTCCTTGGAAGCCTGTGCATGTATGCGTGTTAGAGAGGGTTGTTATCTAATCAGGATTGGTTGGTCGGGTCTATGATGCTGGCAGGAAACTGAAAGAGAAACACACACTTCTCTGCACCATATAAGGCACTGTGGCTCTGGGGCCTCTCAAACAGGCCCGCCTGCCAGCGATCTCTGATCTCtcgttctctcacacacacatacactcaccagTATGACAGCTTTTTCAATCTAGACACACTTTTACTGCAATTAAGCTCTGAAGTTTTTGGATGGATGCACTCCCTCTGCTCCCTGCCCATCTACACCTTGGTTATTAACATGTGTTTCTGTTTGACATTGATCCTCCTTAATACATGTCAAAATTCATTTATATCAGTCACATTTGAAGGTGGTCAAACTTTTGTCATTAGCACAGTCGGCTGATGTCTGTGAACACCATCTGTGTgcagcctgattttttttttgttcttgcaGTCTAGTGCATTGAGGGGCCAGTGATTTAATGTGCTTCCACATTCACAGTCAATTAATTTTGAAAGCGTTGCTCACTAAACTGTGCATGAGATGGAGCAGAAAACTGAAAACAAAGTTTACCTGGGCCTTAAACACTCATAAATCTGAACATTAGTAAAAGACTACTTTCTCACCAGACAATCAACCTCTGAGCATTCCAAATTAAACACACATTACCCTTTGTTGTAAATGGTGATGCAAGCACGATCCCTAGACCtatttggaaataaataaataaataaataaaaatgtctggTGATCTCATTTGAACAACCAAAAAAACTATATCACTATTTCACTGCCACTATTAGGGCAGAGCAGACGGATGCTGAGCTGCTTATCTTTTTGGAGGACGCCCAGCACATATTAAATGTGTCTTTATAGTGAACCCCCTTGTCTACCCCTACATAACACAATCATTAAGATACATTTTATTATTGACTAAAATTGTGCACAAGCAAGTTTCCTTTATATTATATAGTCTATTTAGATAATGTATAGCCTGTGGTGCAAACAAATAAGTGCGTAATATATGTTGACCCTGCACCTCATCATTTCTCTTGTTCACTTTCTCTTTCACTTATGCATTCCTTTCTAAAGCTCGTATCCGGATATAAACTAACATCATCACTGTAAGCAATAGTCACAATCTATTTTTTAGATGTCTggatgatgtttttttctgttttaaaaacattttagatgtGAGTCAGTCTGTTCCTGCAGGCGAAATAGAGCAAAGTGAATTTTAAATGACATCAGTGATAGCTTATTAATAtgaccaaataataataattaaatcactCTTTATCTTGCCATCTTGACTACCTCATGATAAATTTGTCTAAAGCTGCATGCGCCAGCCCAGGGAGAATGTAATTGATGGAGGAATATTAAAAAATTTCCATTGTAAGCCAAAAAAGGTTTTGTGTGCCTGCATGCAAGCAGTCCTTCTGAAAGAGTTTGTAGCATCGTCGTAAAGCTTTAACTTCAGAGAAGTGCATTTGTTTTCCTGATTAACTGATTACAAAAGATAACGAGCCTGAATGTccttttgttaaatttaatttgacAATAAATCAGCTAAATTCAGGtccattcattttaattatatttttaataaaataaacacatttacaatTCTAAGGCTGAATTTATGTCCATGCTTTTTCTTTATGCCATTAAACTTTTTTCTCGTCTTTCCCATTTGTCATTTCAagtgttagcaggtttggcatgctgtcccgagagagaaccctgagctcggagataattgagcccagggctccctcctggtCAGTTAGCATGTAAGGaggtacgagatcaggtagttcttgagAGCTTCTCTTGGTACAGGAGGAAAGGGGAAGATGGGGGGcatggggggattcttcaaaaaattaaaatgagGGAGTAATGTTAGTCGGGCTATTTATAGTCAGTTTGATATAACGTGcttctctcaaaattagtttgtaaaacttcacttactTTCTTAATTGGTCAATATATTATCTATAAtgtctatattttattgtaactGTATTTATAGGGCTAAATTAAATAAGTTTAGGTAACTGCATTTCTGAAATAATGTgcttcattaaaatatatatcgCTGACATGCTTTACCATAAACATTTGTGAAAAAtgtaaaggtaaataaatatcATCTAGATAGAATACATTTACTTGACaatcttatttttttaacccaataATGCTGATTATCACCCAATAATTTAATGTCATAATCAACATTAGCCTGCTCAGGAGACATCATTGATATGTGATAATATTTTCTTATCACCcagccatctctctctctctctctcgctcacaTCACATATATTTTGACACACTGTATTATGTAAGGATTTCTTCATTTAAATCAACTATACATGCATACTTTGGGCTTAGCAATATTTTTGCAGTCTTTTGGTTTAGTCTAAAATATTTCACTCTGATGACTTTGAGCTCGTTCAACAAAAAGACAGACTTACAGCGAGCGTTCCTGTACAGGAGAAATGGATGCTGCAGCTGGAAATCCAAGTCCTTAGTGATTGGTTCAGTCAGGTTGTCCATACTCAAGCGATTGAGGATGGTAAAGCCATGCCTGGGGGAGGCAAGCCTGATACACAGAGAACTGACGTTAAAACTCGTAGCATGAGTGGGAAACTAAAGCTTATGAGTCTGAAGGACCTACAAAACTGCATGTGGGTGTTGTGCAGTGTAAGAGCAGACAACAGTGGTACATCTAAATGCTGAGAAATATTGTGCAGGTTATTTCTCTGACCCTTAGAGCCACATTAGATCTCTAGGGCTCTGATTTAGGGCCATACAGTACATGTGGGTGTTGCTTCACTGTTAAAAACATGTAAGAATCAAACAAACCTGCTATAGACAAACAGAGTTCCCTCCACATTTGTCTTTTCCTACAGAAAACcacaacaaaaacatacattgatCTATTTATGTTTAAGTCGgagaaaaataatattacaatttaaaacaataatattatgttTGTAGCAGTAGAAATAAATATCTCTATCCACTAAGATGTTATGTTAAGGGAGATGATCTTGTTGTTTACCCATTCATTGGTGTTGTTGTTAAAGGTGTAGAGTGCTACTTGGCTGGCTAGGTCTGTGATGCTGCTGATGTAGGGGTCGAGTCTCTTCAGAGCAGACAGACTCATTGATAAACAGCTCCCACCGCCACCTGTGCTTGCAGTCATGGCTCCAGCTCGCTTCTGTAAATAAAAACTTATGCTCTTTATTAAGATGTAATTACTCTTTATTAACATGTAATTACTGTACACCTCTATTGTATGGGTCTTTTGGTTCAGTTTGCATGTTTACCAAACAAATATAGtattgttttatctatctatctatctatctatctatccatccatccatccatcatctatatgtgggtgttgttcaatagttttgggataactttgatgaaaggttttgatccacttcaaatgttgtctACTGTGTACAGAAATTAATGCGTCAGACCTTTGCAAGATTACAAAATGTAACTAAATTCGTTATTCTTAGTTATAagcattcatttatatattaatttatacaatgagtaaaaatgtgtgtgcataaaaatacatttcttaaaCTCGCATTCACTAAAATGTGGTTGACAAGCTAACCCTTACATGTAGTTACTATGGTATAACGAGTGGTTATATACTGGCCCGAGTCTAAAGAGTCCACCTCATCCTCGTCTGTATTTATTCTGGTCACTTTGACCGGTTAGGTCACCGTTGATGTTCATAGCACAAGCGCTGCGGGACATCGTACACAAGTTTAACACTGCGCTTGAGCGGTTTGTTAATATCCCTAACCCTGCATTAATagtgtttttactttttaaaaaatggtataCATCATACATTCATAAGTTTACGAGTGAACTAAATAAGGCCTTGGTGAGCTGCGGTTGCTCTTTTATACATCGTACTGGAGTTAAACTTACCTCCACTTAAAATACGGCACAAATCCTAAAATAcctttaaaaagcaaaatttaACTCTGTAAAAACAACACTTAAACAGCTTATTTAACGATCCGGTCTCCTTGTGTATGTTTTCAGGGATGTGCAAAGCAGTAAACAAGAATATAAGGCTTTATTTCACTTGTCTAACTCTCGTCCCGCTGCCGTCATCGCCATGTTTGCGCTGTCAAGAAGACAGAACGAGCTAATCGCCGAGCGCGCGCAAAGGGGAAAATAGTCGAGACAGAGTTACGGATGAGCCCCCAGCTGGCTCGAGCTCACCTGAGAACGCCAGCACGTTCGTTTACATCACGCTAAAGCAGTGAGCTGACGCTGCAGACTTTCTGCACCCAGGGGAACCCTTGAGGATACGAAATTCTTGCACTCCTGCACTATTGCTGCCTCGGTAAAGACGATGATTTGTAGTTTAGTTTTTGTTGCCTAATTGTTTGCGTATTCTTtccaaaaacaaatgttacagtCCAGAGGCCCTGCTGCATTTGTAAAGTCCAACCGCTGTAATGTTACTGTGATTATTAAAATGGCACATTTCCCACCTGCAACTAGCCTACATAAATCTATAAATCTAAATGTACTGTTGTACCCCATTGAGCAGGGGCGGACTTGGGGCTCTAAGCAATTTCAGGTGTGGGGCCCTAGCGATGAAACTCAAAACACTCTCATTctctaaagattttttttcaaaatatgttttaaactCCTTTAATCTTCCTTAATCctcttaatgtaaaattaaatacaataaactcactcacacacaagttCACAAactatactgtatgtacagtttACTTGACATATTTatgattagtttttacatttGCTGTACGGAGGAACGTTGCACTATTCATGGGGCCCCCGGTTTTAAAAAGAAGTAATGTTGTTAAAATCGTAATGGTTATAGACATTGTCATTTTTCAGGGCCCCATAATTCCCTGTAAGCGACTGCTTACTTCGCTAGTGAAGTCTGCCCCTTGAAATTGAAATAGGGGTTGCCAGTCTTTTAGATGTCATCATTATCGTCTTTAGTGGGACCTCTATCCTAAATGTAAAAGACACCTATACAGGTTTTCCCCATAAGGACCATTTTAAACCATGaaagaaatataaatgtataacatATTGTTACActgtctctctatctgtctgtctgtctgtctgtctatatttatttatttataaatatgattataaatttattttgtttatttaaaatgttaggcattgtattattattattttgtattatctaCGTGTTGT
The Danio rerio strain Tuebingen ecotype United States chromosome 4, GRCz12tu, whole genome shotgun sequence genome window above contains:
- the dcp1b gene encoding mRNA-decapping enzyme 1B isoform X2; this encodes MKNLAGQEQQLQAQIATGCLSPRSAEQGVDIMQMLTKARNDYDKGKLSEPKEIGSGGIIYGQTPHLIKPIPLKPAQDTHIQAHTQHDAEMDSKHLSVVTLFGAQPKPDLGSTQPSLSVGRMGPARSSVARSLSYDDPSPAGGAVVSSTPMQHCPAIHKLMSGSLLQPLSESPESRLCENGAVQIQPDPIQKLLMNPPPVAGTTVMPSIQLKQGEVGMGPQIHSMAKPSGPFPAQHLFVPNKVPSAGVTSNVVSPHELLQKLTLVQQEQELHPQQEVLQPGLTTSSSNLSKTNLTQVMSPQRIPATVAPTLLLSPSVFAQTKVTRADPEPVESRALSKSQLQATLLHLIKNDASFLDTIYEAYISRLTTDSSSKPF
- the dcp1b gene encoding mRNA-decapping enzyme 1B (The RefSeq protein has 7 substitutions compared to this genomic sequence), which encodes MTASTGGSGSCLSMSLSALKRLDPYISSITDLASQVALYTLNNNTNEWEKTNVEGTLFVYSRLASPRHGFTILNRLSMDNLTEPITKDLDFQLQHPFLLYRNARLSIYGIWFYDKEDCQRIAELMKNLAGQEQQLQAQIATGCLSPRSAEQGVDIMQMLTKARNDYDKGKLSEPKEIGSGGIIYGQTPHLIKPIPLKPAQDAHIQAHTQHDAEMDSKHLSVVTLFGAQPKPDLGSTQPSLSVGRMGPARSSVARSLSYDDPSPAGGAVVSSTPMQHCPAIHKLMSGSLLQPLSESPESRLCENGAVQIQPDPIQKLLMNPPPVAGTTGMPSIQLKQGEVGMGPQIHSMAKPSGPFPAQHLFVPNKVPSAGVTSNVVSPHELLQKLTLVQQEQELHPHQEVLQPGLTTSSSNLSKTNLTQVMSPQRIPATVAPTLLLSPSVFAQTKVTRADPEPVESRALSKSQLQTTLLHLIKNDASFLDTIYEAYVSRLTTDSSSKPF
- the dcp1b gene encoding mRNA-decapping enzyme 1B isoform X1, translated to MTASTGGGGSCLSMSLSALKRLDPYISSITDLASQVALYTFNNNTNEWEKTNVEGTLFVYSRLASPRHGFTILNRLSMDNLTEPITKDLDFQLQHPFLLYRNARLSIYGIWFYDKEDCQRIAELMKNLAGQEQQLQAQIATGCLSPRSAEQGVDIMQMLTKARNDYDKGKLSEPKEIGSGGIIYGQTPHLIKPIPLKPAQDTHIQAHTQHDAEMDSKHLSVVTLFGAQPKPDLGSTQPSLSVGRMGPARSSVARSLSYDDPSPAGGAVVSSTPMQHCPAIHKLMSGSLLQPLSESPESRLCENGAVQIQPDPIQKLLMNPPPVAGTTVMPSIQLKQGEVGMGPQIHSMAKPSGPFPAQHLFVPNKVPSAGVTSNVVSPHELLQKLTLVQQEQELHPQQEVLQPGLTTSSSNLSKTNLTQVMSPQRIPATVAPTLLLSPSVFAQTKVTRADPEPVESRALSKSQLQATLLHLIKNDASFLDTIYEAYISRLTTDSSSKPF